The region CCCATCGACGTCGATTAACTCTCGTCCGACCTGACGCGCAGACTGTTCAGCAGCGTGTCCCACAGTTGCAGCGCTCCCGCTTCGTCGACCGGCGACGTAGCCTGGCCAGGCGGCAGGTCGCTTTGTGAAGGCGCACCTAGCAGCAGCTCAATCGAGGTATGCGGCTGTGTCAGCGTCGCGGGATTACCCGGCGCCAACAGATAGAAACGGAAGGCCGTGACGGGGCCATCGTGAAGTACGAAGAGAATTTCCTGGGCGTCCATGCCGGCGATTTTGCGTTTGGCTTTGCGCAGCACGTGATAGCTGCCGGGCATGTGATTGAGCCGCGAACTAAGCGCGGAGAGATTCTTGAAGAGCGGTTGGGTCTGGTCTTCGCTATACGCTTCCCGCATTTTGATGAGCAGGAGGGCGGGCCTGCCTGGCATCAGCGCGAATGATTGGCTGACGTCTTCGGGATATGTTGATGATCCAGAGACGATTCCGCCGTTGAAGCAAAAGCCTGGTTCGGTGGGTACAGTCCAGTTGTCGCGGGCTTTGATGCGGCGGTACATGTCCTTATAGATACTCTCCGAGATATCGAGACCGGTCGGCCCAATGCGTCCCGTCGTGTGGAAGAGAGTGCGATCGTAATAAATGTAGCCCTCCGACTCGAACGGCAATTTCACGGACTTTGCCTCTCCCTCCTGATAGATAAAAACCCTTGAATCACTGACGGGCGAGAAGGTTTTTTCCAGCCATGATCGTCCGGTTTTCTCATCGAGTTTGACCGGGTTATAGCGTTGCTTGAGACGCAACTCGCTTTCTCGTGCCTCAACCTTGGCAAGGTAGGTTTCCCTCGCAGTGTTGCGTGTTGTTTCCAGCGTCTCGCCGCGCCATTCGTAGGTCTCATTCGATATTTCGCTCGATGCGGGCCGGTCGAACACAAGGCGACCGATGCACCACGGGCGCAAATTGGATAGCAAGGGATTGTTCGTGACTGGTTCGACGCAGAATGTGGAGGAATAGATGCAAAGACCCGTCAGGAGGGGAAAGAGACGAAATAGGTTATTCATGAGCAAGCTCTCGGGTATCTATGTCGTTCTGAACCAAGGGCGTTCTCTTCTGAAGCTTAAAAGTCCATGAGTAATAGGTTCATTGGACCGCTCTGGATATCCACCCTAGCGCTCCCGTCGCGAAGGTTACGATCGGTTTTCGTTGAGAAGATTGCTAGCGTCACCTCCCTGTACGATACCGCCTACCGTCGTGAGATCTCCCTTTACGATGTCGTAACGTCGCATCATTCGCCTTTTTACACTGCGCCTGGTCTGACACGCAGACTGTTCAGCAAGGTATCCCATAGCTGCAGCGCGCCCGCCTCGTCGACCGGCGACGTTGCCTGATCGGGTGGCAAGCCGCCCTGCGAGGGTGCGCCCAATAACAGTTCAACCGACGTATGCGGTTGTGCCAGCGTCGCAGGATTGCCTGGCGCCAGCAGATAGAAACGGAAGACCGTCACAGGGCCGTCGTGAAGTTCAAACAGGACCTCTTCCGCGTCCATGCCGGCGACCACCCGTTTTCCTTTGCGCAGGATGCGATAGCTGCCGGGCATGCGATTGAGTTGTGCACGTAAGTCGGACAGGTTCTTGGTGAGTGGATGTCCTTGATCGTCATCCATCGAATCACGAAGCTTGATCAGCAACAGTGCTGCTCGACCCGGCATCAGCGCAAACGACTGGCTCACCTCCTCAGTGTGAGTAGACGTCCCCGCGACGATTCCGCCGTCGATGCAGAAGCCCGATTCCGTGGGCACTACCGAGTTGTCCCGCGCTTTGATGCGTCTATAGATGTCGTTGTATATATTTTCAGCGTCGTAAAGACCATCTTCACCAATACCACCGATCGTATGAAAAAGTGTGTGATTTGCGAAGAGATAGCCTTCTGTTTTAAAAGGCAGCGGCACTGCTGCCGCAGCCTCCTGATAGACGAAAACTCGTGAGTTTTCGACGGGCGAAAAAGCTTTCTCAAGCCATGCTTTCCCGGTTTTTACGTCCAGTTTGGCAGGATAAAAGCGTTGCTTGGTTCGGAGTTCATTTTCCCTGGCCTTGATTTTTGCGCTGTAAGTTTCGAACGTCGAGCCGTGGGTAGTCTCCAACTTGTCACCCCGCCATTCGTAGCTCTCATCTGAAATTTCGCTCGAGGCAGGTCGGTCGAACACGAGGCGACCGATGCACCACGGGCGCAAGTCGGATAGCAAGGGATTGTTCGGAGCTGGTTCGATGCAGAATGCGGAAGAGTAAATGCAAAGTCCTGTCAGGAGCGGAAAGAGATGATGGACATAACTCATGGGCAAACTCCTGCGGTGTCTATGCCGTTCTTTGGCCAAACGCGCTCTCTTCCGAAATTGAAAGTGCATGATTGATAGTTTTATTGGACCGCTCTTAATATCCGCCCCAACACTCTCGTCGCAAGGGCCACGACGAAAGCATCGGCGCATACACGTTTGCTAAACGTAGCTACTGACTCGCATCGACTGCCCTCCAGCCATTCTCGTAGCAGATACGGCCACGACCTCACTACACGTCGACGTAAGACGTTTCCTGCGACGGCACAAGATGAGGGTGGGGCGTACAGAGACAAACGCATAAATCATCGCTCAACGCCGCTTGCCGCCCATCCGGTCCTGTCGTGGAAATGCGAGGCCCCTCGCATTTGATCTGTCCCATCGTTTTGCAAACGGGACACCAGACGGGGTCGGTTTCGTATGCTTGCTCCCGGCCGCTGAGAAGATCGTGACCGTCACCTCCCTGTACGATACCGCCTACCGTCGTGAGATCTCCCTTTACGATGTCGTAACGTCGCATCATTCGCCTTTTTACACTGCGCCTGGTCTGACACGCAGACTGTTCAGCAAGGTATCCCATAGTTGCAGCGCACCTGCCTCGTCGACCGGCGAGGTTGCCTGATCGGGTGGCAAGCCGCCCTGCGAGGGTGCGCCCAATAACAGTTCAACCGACGTATGCGGTTGTGCCAGCGTCGCAGGATTGCCTGGCGCCAGCAGATAGAAACGGAAGACCGTCACAGGGCCGTCGTGAAGTTCAAAAAGGACCTCTTCCGCGTCCATGCCGGCGACCACCCGTTTTCCTTTGCGCAGGATGCGATAGCTGCCGGGCATGCGATCGAGTTGTGCGCGTAAGTCGGACAGGTTCTTGGTAAGCGGCTGACTTTGGTCTCTGTCGTAAGATTCTCGCGTCTTCATTAACAGCAATGCGGGCCTGCCCGGCACCAATGCGAACGACTGACTGACATCTTCTGGATATCGTGACGATCCGGTGACGATGCCACCATCAAAACAAAAACCTGACTCGGTCGGTACCGTCCAGTTATCGCGTGACTTAATGCGGCGATACATGTCGTCATAGACGCCTTGGGAAATATCCAGGCCGTCCTCGCCTATGGTGCCGGTCGTATGGAAGAGTGTTTTATCAGAAAGGATGTAGCCTTCAGAATAAAACGGTAACTTAACACCCTTTACTATGCCCTTCTGATAGACAAAGACTCGTGATTCACTGACGGGAGAGAATGCCGTTTCCAGCCACGCGTGGCCAGTCTTTTCATCCAGATTGGACGGGTTGACTCGTTGCTTTGTGCGCAATTCGTGCTCTCGAGCATCGACCTTAGTGCGATAGGCCTCAGTTGACACATCACGAGTGGTCTCAAGTTTCTCCCCTCGCCATTCATAGGTCTGATTCGATAGTTCGCTTGACGCCGGTCGGTCAAACATAAGGCGACCGATACACCACGGACGTAGCTTGGAAAGGAGGGGATTGTTCATCGTTGGTTCCACGGAAGACGCGAAGGAGCAGATGCAAAGACCTACCAGAAGAAAGAGACAGCGACCAATACGATTCATTACTAATTCCCCGGTACCGGAACATCCTCGCCATTCACAATCTGGACGACACTGTATAGCATCGCCCAATGTGTCCAAGGATGTGCATTACTCTTCATATGTTCGTACCCCCCCTGCACAAATGCCATCTGAACGCCTTTAGCCGGCTCACCTGGAACACCGGGTTTCAGCCCACGCGCCTGTGCGTCTGCCGACCAAGCCGGCACTGTACCGTCACCGCGAATTATTCCAGTCTTGCTAGCGACCTTGTCCCAGTCGGTCTTTAGATTCACGTCGGG is a window of Paraburkholderia sp. D15 DNA encoding:
- a CDS encoding T6SS immunity protein Tli4 family protein is translated as MSYVHHLFPLLTGLCIYSSAFCIEPAPNNPLLSDLRPWCIGRLVFDRPASSEISDESYEWRGDKLETTHGSTFETYSAKIKARENELRTKQRFYPAKLDVKTGKAWLEKAFSPVENSRVFVYQEAAAAVPLPFKTEGYLFANHTLFHTIGGIGEDGLYDAENIYNDIYRRIKARDNSVVPTESGFCIDGGIVAGTSTHTEEVSQSFALMPGRAALLLIKLRDSMDDDQGHPLTKNLSDLRAQLNRMPGSYRILRKGKRVVAGMDAEEVLFELHDGPVTVFRFYLLAPGNPATLAQPHTSVELLLGAPSQGGLPPDQATSPVDEAGALQLWDTLLNSLRVRPGAV
- a CDS encoding T6SS immunity protein Tli4 family protein; translated protein: MNNLFRLFPLLTGLCIYSSTFCVEPVTNNPLLSNLRPWCIGRLVFDRPASSEISNETYEWRGETLETTRNTARETYLAKVEARESELRLKQRYNPVKLDEKTGRSWLEKTFSPVSDSRVFIYQEGEAKSVKLPFESEGYIYYDRTLFHTTGRIGPTGLDISESIYKDMYRRIKARDNWTVPTEPGFCFNGGIVSGSSTYPEDVSQSFALMPGRPALLLIKMREAYSEDQTQPLFKNLSALSSRLNHMPGSYHVLRKAKRKIAGMDAQEILFVLHDGPVTAFRFYLLAPGNPATLTQPHTSIELLLGAPSQSDLPPGQATSPVDEAGALQLWDTLLNSLRVRSDES
- a CDS encoding PAAR domain-containing protein, which encodes MRRYDIVKGDLTTVGGIVQGGDGHDLLSGREQAYETDPVWCPVCKTMGQIKCEGPRISTTGPDGRQAALSDDLCVCLCTPHPHLVPSQETSYVDV
- a CDS encoding T6SS immunity protein Tli4 family protein, translating into MNNPLLSKLRPWCIGRLMFDRPASSELSNQTYEWRGEKLETTRDVSTEAYRTKVDAREHELRTKQRVNPSNLDEKTGHAWLETAFSPVSESRVFVYQKGIVKGVKLPFYSEGYILSDKTLFHTTGTIGEDGLDISQGVYDDMYRRIKSRDNWTVPTESGFCFDGGIVTGSSRYPEDVSQSFALVPGRPALLLMKTRESYDRDQSQPLTKNLSDLRAQLDRMPGSYRILRKGKRVVAGMDAEEVLFELHDGPVTVFRFYLLAPGNPATLAQPHTSVELLLGAPSQGGLPPDQATSPVDEAGALQLWDTLLNSLRVRPGAV